In a single window of the Parvularculales bacterium genome:
- a CDS encoding Trm112 family protein, producing the protein MPPTEDKKDVKDKKDTPATGEVSPKLLEILVCPVTRGPLRYDRHAQELISDQARLAYPIRDGIPIMLPEEARSLDDTPA; encoded by the coding sequence ATGCCCCCCACAGAAGACAAAAAAGACGTAAAAGACAAAAAAGACACCCCCGCCACAGGAGAGGTTTCCCCCAAATTGCTGGAGATCCTCGTCTGTCCGGTAACACGCGGTCCTTTGCGCTATGACCGGCACGCTCAGGAACTCATTTCCGATCAGGCGCGGTTGGCCTATCCCATTCGTGACGGCATACCGATTATGTTGCCGGAGGAAGCCCGCTCACTGGACGATACGCCGGCCTGA
- the trxA gene encoding thioredoxin yields the protein MTDSLHNQGNGVDGTQGSTPNGSFIIETTAEKFAADVMEASMQLPVIVDFWAPWCEPCRQLTPVLEKIVSAANGAVRLVKLNIEDHPAIARQLQVQSIPAVFAFRNGRPVDGFMGALPESQVRQFISKLAGGDVGPTPAEALIEAAGAALQQEDLAAAAQAYGQALQQEPENPAAIGGLAQCYLAMGDNEGARKTLDMAPEALASHPDIAAARAAAALAEKSGDLGESSALEARIADNPDDFGARHDIALILGGAGRKEEAAQHLLHIIERNRNWNDEAARKQLLEFFDAWGPTDPATVDGRRKLSSILFS from the coding sequence ATGACAGACTCTCTCCATAATCAGGGCAATGGCGTTGACGGCACCCAGGGCAGCACCCCGAACGGCAGTTTCATTATTGAGACAACGGCGGAAAAATTCGCCGCCGATGTTATGGAGGCCTCAATGCAGCTTCCCGTTATTGTGGATTTCTGGGCTCCGTGGTGCGAGCCATGCCGCCAGTTGACGCCTGTTCTGGAAAAAATCGTATCCGCCGCAAATGGCGCCGTCCGGTTGGTCAAACTCAACATCGAAGACCATCCCGCTATTGCCCGGCAGTTGCAGGTTCAATCTATTCCGGCGGTATTTGCCTTTCGTAACGGACGCCCCGTAGACGGATTTATGGGAGCCCTGCCGGAAAGTCAGGTGCGGCAATTTATCTCTAAGCTTGCGGGCGGTGATGTTGGGCCAACCCCTGCCGAAGCTCTTATTGAGGCAGCCGGTGCCGCCCTTCAGCAAGAGGATCTGGCTGCCGCCGCTCAGGCCTATGGACAGGCACTCCAGCAGGAGCCGGAAAACCCCGCCGCCATCGGCGGACTGGCTCAGTGTTATCTGGCCATGGGAGACAATGAGGGTGCCCGCAAGACACTGGATATGGCACCGGAGGCTTTAGCAAGTCATCCTGATATTGCCGCCGCCCGGGCAGCCGCGGCTCTGGCGGAGAAATCCGGTGACCTGGGGGAGTCCTCCGCTCTTGAGGCGCGGATAGCGGATAATCCTGACGACTTTGGGGCGCGTCACGATATAGCGCTTATTCTTGGCGGTGCGGGACGGAAAGAAGAGGCGGCACAGCATCTTTTGCATATCATAGAACGCAACCGGAACTGGAATGATGAGGCCGCCCGCAAGCAGCTTCTTGAGTTTTTTGATGCATGGGGGCCAACAGACCCGGCCACCGTTGATGGGCGGCGCAAACTGTCTTCCATTTTATTTAGCTAA
- a CDS encoding FAD-dependent monooxygenase, translated as MAGSVMQDSVLVAGAGPVGLALALALAQRDFEVALIDPSISDETAPDSRVFALTPASRDFLQKLGLELGDCSQPVLQMAIADCHGEGCDDEFDIRFGQREGGEGEALAFTVKYGDLRVILENCVNRQSGISLYANSHIETFESGDSGIRAALTGDVSFEGALCCAADGARSARRREAGIATVEHPYNRTGLGGVLTHEKPHEGVAYQYFFPAGPLALLPLPPDATALHRSGLVWVEKPDVAHALAQFDSHELGHEVQQRINDNLGEMQGEGPPGLWPLSFRLALEYVKPRLALVGDAAHGVHPLAGQGFNMGLKDVATLVNVLEDARRIGLDIGSLNVLEGYQRRRRFDNTALAMGLDGLHKVFGCPGSLPRFVRRLGLSVLDELTPLRQSLERVAEQSGRRIVQ; from the coding sequence GTGGCAGGCAGTGTGATGCAAGACAGCGTTCTGGTAGCGGGTGCGGGTCCGGTAGGGCTGGCGTTGGCATTGGCGCTGGCGCAGCGGGACTTTGAGGTTGCTCTTATTGATCCCTCAATATCTGATGAAACTGCACCTGACTCGCGTGTTTTTGCATTAACGCCGGCCTCCCGGGACTTTTTACAAAAGCTTGGTCTTGAGCTTGGGGATTGCTCTCAGCCGGTTTTGCAAATGGCGATTGCAGATTGTCATGGTGAGGGGTGTGATGATGAGTTTGATATACGCTTCGGGCAGAGAGAGGGCGGAGAGGGTGAGGCTCTGGCGTTCACCGTAAAGTACGGGGATTTACGGGTAATACTGGAAAATTGTGTGAACCGTCAAAGCGGGATTAGCCTTTATGCCAACTCTCACATTGAGACGTTTGAGAGTGGGGATAGTGGCATAAGGGCGGCACTTACGGGGGATGTGTCTTTTGAGGGGGCGTTGTGTTGTGCGGCCGACGGGGCGCGGTCGGCGCGCCGCCGGGAGGCCGGCATCGCAACGGTTGAGCATCCATACAACCGCACCGGGCTCGGGGGTGTTTTAACGCATGAAAAACCTCATGAGGGGGTGGCGTATCAGTATTTTTTCCCGGCAGGACCGTTGGCCCTGTTGCCTTTACCGCCAGACGCGACGGCACTCCATCGTAGCGGGCTGGTATGGGTGGAAAAGCCGGATGTGGCGCATGCTTTGGCGCAATTTGACTCCCATGAACTGGGTCACGAGGTGCAACAACGTATCAATGACAACCTCGGAGAAATGCAGGGTGAGGGACCTCCCGGCCTGTGGCCGCTTTCTTTCAGGCTGGCTCTTGAGTATGTAAAGCCGCGTCTGGCGTTGGTAGGAGATGCCGCCCACGGCGTGCATCCTCTTGCCGGTCAGGGGTTCAATATGGGACTAAAAGACGTAGCGACCCTGGTGAATGTGCTGGAGGATGCCCGCCGTATAGGGCTTGATATCGGCAGCCTTAACGTTCTTGAGGGCTATCAGCGCCGCCGGCGGTTTGACAATACGGCGCTGGCCATGGGGCTGGACGGCCTGCATAAAGTTTTTGGGTGCCCCGGTTCCTTGCCCCGTTTTGTGCGCCGGCTGGGACTGTCGGTTCTGGATGAACTGACCCCTCTGCGGCAGTCTCTTGAAAGAGTGGCAGAACAATCAGGCCGGCGTATCGTCCAGTGA
- a CDS encoding PQQ-dependent dehydrogenase, methanol/ethanol family: protein MPESATANNQTTLKPPSKTPMTGVVLLALMAGVWVAGGIDRGLAQVSEGAGAIDGARIIAADSEPENWLAHGRTYDEQRFSPLDQITDDNVQDLGLAWSYETGTTRGLEASPIVVDGTLYTTGTWGIVQALNAATGEELWEYDPEVPGEWARYGCCDVVNRGVAVWKGRVYVASFDGRLIALDAGTGNEIWQVNTIDRSKPYTITGAPRIIKDKIIIGNGGAELGVRGYVSAYDVDSGELVWRFYTVPGNPDKPFEHPELVMAAETWKGGKWWEIGGGGTAWDSMAYDADLNMLYVGVGNGSPWTRHIRSPGGGDNLFLSSIIALNPDTGRLIWHYQTTPGDNWDYTATQHIILADMEIDGEPRKVLMQAPKNGFFYVLDRETGELLRADKYVTVTWASHVDMQTGRPVENEELNYDKTTQFILPSANGGHNWQPMAYNPETGLVYIPAQEVAGIYNLSEEWKERGTFTESPGWWNLGLDWGKYVETINALPELPVNSGYLKAWDPVAGQERWVVEHTDFWNGGVLTTSGNLVFQGTGDGRFVAYAADSGQILWEAPVLTGIIAPPVTYMVDGEQYIAIMAGWGGVGVPSGDARTSAAARYGNDGRLLTFKLGAKGRLPVLTALDTTIPEQPDVNISADALAEGGVLYMNYCGLCHGALVVSGGVLPDLRRMSPGVHDQFYDIVLDGLLKDNGMASFGDLLSREDAEKIYGYIVTRATQDRAAALETEN, encoded by the coding sequence GGTGCACGGATTATAGCAGCCGACAGTGAGCCGGAGAACTGGCTGGCCCATGGGCGCACGTATGATGAGCAACGGTTTTCGCCCCTTGACCAGATTACCGACGACAATGTGCAGGACTTAGGCCTGGCATGGTCTTATGAGACGGGCACGACACGCGGGCTGGAGGCGTCTCCCATTGTTGTCGATGGTACGCTTTATACCACCGGTACGTGGGGCATTGTTCAGGCGCTGAACGCGGCAACGGGTGAAGAGTTATGGGAATATGATCCGGAAGTCCCCGGCGAGTGGGCGCGCTACGGGTGTTGCGATGTGGTGAACCGCGGCGTGGCTGTCTGGAAGGGCCGTGTTTATGTCGCCAGTTTTGATGGCCGGTTGATCGCTCTGGACGCCGGAACAGGCAATGAGATATGGCAGGTCAATACGATTGACCGCAGCAAGCCTTATACCATCACCGGCGCTCCACGCATTATTAAGGATAAAATTATCATCGGTAACGGTGGTGCAGAGCTGGGCGTGCGGGGATATGTCTCTGCATACGATGTCGATAGCGGCGAGTTGGTATGGCGGTTTTATACGGTGCCGGGTAATCCTGACAAACCGTTTGAGCATCCGGAGCTTGTCATGGCCGCTGAAACATGGAAGGGCGGCAAATGGTGGGAGATTGGCGGTGGCGGCACGGCGTGGGACTCCATGGCCTATGATGCTGACCTGAACATGTTGTATGTGGGTGTGGGCAACGGGTCGCCGTGGACGCGTCATATCCGTTCTCCCGGTGGCGGGGATAATCTGTTTTTATCTTCCATTATTGCCCTTAACCCTGATACGGGCCGCCTGATCTGGCATTATCAGACAACACCGGGGGATAATTGGGATTACACGGCGACGCAGCATATTATTCTGGCGGATATGGAGATTGACGGGGAGCCCCGCAAGGTTTTGATGCAGGCGCCCAAGAATGGTTTTTTCTATGTCCTTGACCGTGAGACGGGTGAACTGTTGCGTGCCGATAAGTATGTAACGGTAACCTGGGCTTCTCATGTGGATATGCAAACCGGCAGACCGGTTGAAAATGAAGAGTTGAATTATGACAAGACAACGCAATTTATTTTGCCGTCTGCTAACGGTGGTCATAATTGGCAACCCATGGCGTATAATCCTGAAACGGGGCTGGTGTATATCCCGGCTCAGGAGGTAGCAGGCATTTATAACCTCAGTGAGGAATGGAAAGAACGCGGCACTTTCACTGAATCCCCCGGCTGGTGGAATTTGGGTCTGGACTGGGGCAAGTATGTAGAGACCATTAATGCTCTGCCGGAGCTACCCGTTAATAGCGGTTATCTGAAAGCGTGGGACCCGGTGGCGGGTCAGGAGCGCTGGGTTGTTGAGCATACTGACTTCTGGAACGGCGGTGTTTTGACGACATCAGGAAATCTGGTGTTTCAGGGTACGGGCGACGGCCGCTTTGTGGCCTATGCGGCGGATAGCGGCCAGATACTGTGGGAGGCTCCGGTGCTGACGGGCATTATTGCACCGCCGGTGACCTATATGGTGGACGGTGAGCAATATATTGCGATTATGGCCGGATGGGGCGGTGTCGGGGTTCCATCCGGTGATGCGCGTACGTCTGCGGCGGCGCGTTATGGCAATGATGGCCGCTTGCTGACATTCAAGTTGGGGGCGAAGGGGCGCTTGCCTGTGCTAACGGCGCTGGATACCACCATTCCTGAACAACCGGACGTCAATATAAGCGCCGACGCGCTGGCGGAAGGCGGAGTTTTATACATGAACTATTGCGGCCTGTGTCATGGAGCATTGGTGGTGAGTGGTGGTGTATTGCCGGATTTGCGGCGCATGTCTCCGGGGGTTCACGATCAGTTTTACGACATCGTATTAGACGGTCTCCTTAAAGATAACGGTATGGCCTCGTTTGGTGATTTGTTAAGCCGTGAGGATGCGGAAAAGATCTACGGTTATATTGTAACCCGTGCCACACAAGACAGGGCGGCGGCACTGGAGACAGAGAACTAG
- a CDS encoding LON peptidase substrate-binding domain-containing protein produces MSQNARKTTFDDLPDTLAVFPLGRALLLPRTQLPLNIFEPRYLAMIDDALAGNRLIGMIQPKEADTPGQKDDSSYEADSPELYSVGCVGRITAFSETDDGRVLASLTGICRFEIVEEIKTDTPYRQCRMSFEQFAHDLKEDHGADVVDRDSLLAVLKKWLTRHEMQADWQAINQSSNEQLVNSLSAICPYGAREKQALLETESLEKRNQVLIALTEMALAQNDDQETRLQ; encoded by the coding sequence ATGTCTCAAAACGCCCGCAAAACCACTTTTGATGATTTACCTGACACGCTGGCGGTCTTTCCATTAGGCCGGGCGTTGTTGTTGCCGCGCACTCAACTGCCGCTCAATATATTTGAGCCGCGTTATCTTGCCATGATTGATGATGCCCTTGCCGGAAACCGCCTGATTGGCATGATACAGCCCAAAGAGGCCGACACCCCCGGGCAGAAAGATGATTCTTCCTATGAAGCCGATAGTCCCGAGCTTTATAGTGTTGGTTGTGTGGGCCGCATAACGGCATTTTCAGAAACTGACGACGGACGGGTTTTAGCGTCTTTGACCGGTATATGCCGTTTTGAGATCGTAGAAGAAATAAAAACAGACACTCCCTACCGGCAATGCCGCATGTCTTTCGAGCAATTTGCCCATGACTTAAAAGAAGACCATGGTGCCGATGTAGTAGACCGCGACAGTTTGCTCGCCGTTCTTAAAAAATGGTTGACGCGCCATGAAATGCAGGCCGACTGGCAAGCCATCAACCAGTCATCCAATGAGCAGCTCGTAAATTCTTTATCGGCCATCTGCCCCTATGGGGCGCGTGAAAAACAGGCCCTTCTGGAAACGGAGTCACTGGAGAAGCGTAATCAGGTTTTAATCGCCTTGACGGAAATGGCGTTGGCACAAAATGACGATCAGGAAACACGCCTTCAATAG